A window of Apium graveolens cultivar Ventura chromosome 8, ASM990537v1, whole genome shotgun sequence contains these coding sequences:
- the LOC141679106 gene encoding heavy metal-associated isoprenylated plant protein 32-like has protein sequence MSKEEFLKIQTCVLKVNIHCDGCKHKVKKILQKIDGVYKTTIDSEQGKVTVSGSVDAATLIKKLTKNGKHAEMWGAAPKGNNNNNNQPQKNDGGKGGNNKGQPQPQKGGNNQQQPKGGQQMPNQQQLQQQLQQLQQMKGFQDMKLPPQFKDMKMPASFGKDPKAVKFNLPEEDEFSDDDLDDDDYSDEDDYDDDDLEDELDDIPPPNKMKPMMGQGGGGGGGGGQMPPGMMMMDGMKPGQLPPHLMKGGPPGGNNGGNGGGNAKKGGGGGGGGGGNIPVQMNGNGGKKGGGGGGNNGGNQNQGGGGGGGPPKNGGGKPNGGGGGGQNNGGGGGAPGGNQMNGNGGKQGGMNVMPNMMGMSGGGSSVSQMSGMPMGQMGNMQAAVQGLPAAAVNGGAPGGYFQGAGGPQAMAGNPYYQQQMAAAAMMNQQRANGEGFHPMMYARPPPAVNYMPPHPYYPYQQPQSDPYTNYFSDENTSSCNVM, from the exons ATGAGTAAAGAAGAGTTCTTGAAAATTCAG ACTTGTGTCCTTAAAGTTAATATTCACTGTGATGGATGTAAGCATAAAGTGAAGAAAATCTTGCAGAAAATTGATG GTGTTTACAAGACCACCATAGACTCTGAACAGGGGAAGGTCACGGTTTCGGGTAGCGTAGATGCAGCTACCCTGATCAAGAAGCTTACAAAGAATGGAAAACATGCTGAGATGTGGGGTGCTGCTCCAAAAGgcaacaataataacaataatcAGCCTCAGAAGAATGACGGTGGGAAAGGCGGAAATAACAAGGGGCAGCCGCAGCCTCAGAAAGGCGGAAATAACCAACAGCAGCCAAAGGGTGGACAGCAAATGCCTAACCAGCAACAACTTCAGCAGCAGCTACAGCAGTTGCAGCAGATGAAAGGGTTTCAAGATATGAAGTTGCCCCCTCAATTTAAGGACATGAAGATGCCTGCTTCGTTTGGAAAGGATCCGAAGGCCGTGAAGTTTAATTTACCCGAGGAGGATGAGTTTAGTGatgatgatttggatgatgatgattATAGTGATGAGGATGattatgatgatgatgatttggAGGATGAATTGGATGATATTCCTCCGCCTAATAAGATGAAACCTATGATGGGTCAAGGCGGTGGTGGAGGTGGAGGCGGTGGGCAGATGCCTCCGGGTATGATGATGATGGATGGTATGAAGCCTGGCCAGCTTCCACCTCATCTTATGAAAGGTGGTCCTCCTGGTGGTAATAATGGAGGTAATGGTGGTGGAAATGCCAAGAAAGGCGGGGGCGGCGGAGGTGGTGGTGGAGGAAATATTCCTGTTCAGATGAATGGTAATGGTGGAAAGAAAGGCGGTGGTGGCGGCGGAAATAATGGAGGCAATCAAAATCAAGGAGGCGGTGGTGGTGGTGGGCCTCCTAAGAATGGAGGCGGCAAGCCtaatggtggtggtggtggtggccAAAATAACGGAGGAGGCGGTGGGGCGCCTGGTGGTAACCAAATGAATGGTAATGGAGGAAAACAGGGTGGAATGAATGTTATGCCTAATATGATGGGTATGAGTGGTGGTGGTAGTAGTGTTAGCCAAATGAGTGGTATGCCAATGGGTCAAATGGGTAACATGCAAGCAGCAGTTCAAGGCTTGCCAGCTGCGGCGGTGAATGGTGGAGCTCCTGGTGGGTACTTTCAAGGTGCTGGCGGCCCTCAAGCAATGGCCGGAAACCCATACTACCAACAACAAATGGCAGCAGCAGCTATGATGAACCAGCAACGTGCAAACGGCGAAGGATTCCACCCAATGATGTACGCAAGACCACCTCCGGCCGTGAATTACATGCCCCCACATCCTTACTATCCGTATCAACAACCGCAATCGGATCCCTACACCAACTACTTCAGTGATGAAAACACCTCAAGCTGCAACGTTATGTGA